The proteins below are encoded in one region of Mauremys reevesii isolate NIE-2019 linkage group 15, ASM1616193v1, whole genome shotgun sequence:
- the SIRT7 gene encoding NAD-dependent protein deacetylase sirtuin-7, with protein MAAGGSLSRTERKAAARAEILQQEEQRDRRRQVSRLLKKPVAERNPEESLLLGECEDIVRELERRRKKREGLRRRQEEVGARSCWDVECPSCGPRYNHCYPMNR; from the exons ATGGCGGCTGGTGGGAGCCTGAGCCGGACGGAGCGGAAAGCGGCAGCACGAGCCGAGATTCTGCAGCAGGAGGAGCAGCGGGACCGGCGCAGACAG GTGTCCCGGCTCCTGAAGAAGCCGGTGGCGGAGCGGAACCCTGAGGAGAGCCTGCTCCTGGGCGAGTGTGAGGATATCGTGCGGGAGCTGGAGCGGCGGCGCAAGAAGCGCGAAGGGCTGCGCAggaggcaggaggaggtgggTGCTCGCTCGTGCTGGGACGTTGAATGCCCCTCTTGCGGACCCCGCTATAATCATTGTTATCCAATGAATCGCTAA